One Setaria italica strain Yugu1 chromosome II, Setaria_italica_v2.0, whole genome shotgun sequence DNA segment encodes these proteins:
- the LOC101770078 gene encoding adenine/guanine permease AZG2 has product MTSKRTAPWHRLSEAEAAVNRAVASSRVGWYFKLDARKSSFTKELRAGAATFLTMAYIISVNAAILTDSGGPCTVRDCTAVGGAKSTAAPGPECTVGPNPGYEQCLARTKSDLIVATAVAAMAGSFAMGLFANLPLALAPGMGANAYFAYNMVGFHGSGPITYSTALAVVMLEGIVFFALSAVGLRSKLARMIPRNIRLASAVGIGLFLAFTGLQAHQGVGLVGASPSTLVTLTACSEVDPTTGACLDGTMRSPTFWLGAVGFLITATCLARDVKGSMIYGILFVTVVSWIRGTSVTVFPDTPAGNAGFSYFKKVVDFHMIKSTAGHLSFGGFRHGNVWLALLTLLYVDVLDTTGTMYSMAEYGGFTDESGGFEGEYRAFLVDAGSTVLSAGLGSSTVTTYVESTAGIREGGRTGLTAITVAACFLASLFFGPLLMSVPPWAVGPSLVLVGAMMMRVAKEIEWGDMKEGVPAFVTMALMPLSFSIANGIIGGLGVYVALHWYDWARHGYGKVRNVLDERRNQVAAAAGEVGPAAAAQDAV; this is encoded by the coding sequence ATGACGTCGAAGAGGACGGCACCATGGCACAGGCTCTCGGAAGCCGAGGCCGCCGTGAACCGCGCCGTGGCGTCGAGCCGCGTGGGGTGGTACTTCAAGCTGGACGCCCGCAAGAGCTCCTTCACCAAGGagctccgcgccggcgccgccacgttCCTCACCATGGCCTACATCATCTCCGTCAACGCGGCCATCCTGACCGACTCCGGCGGGCCGTGCACGGTGCGGGACTgcacggcggtgggcggcgcgaAGTCGACGGCCGCGCCCGGGCCGGAGTGCACGGTTGGGCCTAACCCGGGGTACGAGCAGTGCCTGGCGCGTACGAAGAGCGACCTGATCGTGGCCACGGCGgtggccgccatggccggctccTTCGCCATGGGCCTGTTCGCCAACCTCCCGCTCGCGCTGGCCCCCGGCATGGGCGCCAACGCGTACTTCGCCTACAACATGGTCGGGTTCCACGGCTCGGGTCCCATCACCTACAGCACGGCGCTCGCCGTCGTCATGCTGGAGGGCATCGTCTTCTTTGCGCTGTCCGCCGTCGGCCTCCGGTCCAAGCTGGCGCGGATGATTCCGCGAAACATCAGGCTCGCCTCCGCGGTCGGCATCGGCTTGTTCCTGGCATTCACTGGCCTCCAGGCGCACCAGGGCGTCGGGCTCGTCGGCGCCAGCCCGTCGACGCTGGTCACCCTGACAGCTTGCTCCGAGGTGGACCCGACCACCGGCGCGTGCCTCGACGGCACCATGCGGAGCCCGACGTTCTGGCTCGGCGCCGTCGGCTTCCTCATCACGGCGACGTGCCTGGCGAGGGACGTGAAGGGGAGCATGATCTACGGCATCCTGTTCGTCACGGTGGTGTCGTGGATCAGGGGCACGAGCGTGACGGTGTTCCCGGACACGCCGGCGGGCAATGCCGGCTTCTCCTACTTCAAGAAGGTGGTCGACTTCCACATGATCAAGAGCACCGCGGGGCACCTGAGCTTCGGCGGTTTCCGGCACGGCAACGTGTGGCTCGCCCTGCTGACCCTGCTCTACGTGGATGTCCTGGACACGACGGGGACAATGTACTCCATGGCCGAGTACGGCGGGTTCACGGACGAGTCCGGCGGGTTCGAGGGCGAGTACCGCGCTTTCCTCGTGGACGCCGGGTCGACGGTGCTCAGCGCGGGGCTCGGGAGCTCCACCGTGACTACCTACGTCGAGTCGACGGCGGGGATCCGGGAGGGCGGGCGGACGGGGCTGACGGCCATCACCGTGGCCGCGTGCTTCCTGGCGTCCCTCTTCTTCGGCCCGCTGCTGATGAGCGTGCCACCGTGGGCCGTGGGCCCGTCACTGGTGCTGGTGGGCGCGATGATGATGCGCGTGGCCAAGGAGATCGAGTGGGGCGACATGAAGGAGGGCGTCCCGGCCTTCGTGACCATGGCGCTGATGCCGCTGTCCTTCTCCATCGCCAACGGCATCATCGGCGGGCTAGGCGTGTACGTCGCGCTACACTGGTACGACTGGGCGCGCCACGGGTACGGCAAGGTGAGGAACGTGCTGGACGAGCGGCGGAACCaagtggccgccgccgcgggcgaggttggccctgctgcggcggcgcagGATGCCGTGTGA